The Juglans regia cultivar Chandler chromosome 6, Walnut 2.0, whole genome shotgun sequence genome contains the following window.
CATCTAATTAGAAATGGCTGGTATTTCTaactacttaattaatttgtgcCGTTCATTAATTCATGATTTCCCCCCACTCTATCATATGTATAAATCACTAGCTAGTCTGCATCTTATATACATATGCGTTTTAATATGgaactaaaacattaatttctttataagtttattGGAAGTTAAGGCGGAATAAATTGAACTAATCACAACCTGAATGaaactatataaaaatctaaGTTTTTGTTTGGCCTTTTTATGATCGCAAACCAAAGTACATCTAGAGATCGATCAACTCGTACGCTCTACTTatgttccttttctttcttattttagtttattttctggTTGTGGGAAAGAATTTACTTAGATTATGTTCCTAGTTTTCATGCGAAGAGCTGTATTCATTAATTAatcctttttctttatattgTATATCAATAGGAACGAATCTAAATTCATTGAAGGAATCGTTCAAGAGGTCTCAAGAGTAGTAAATCATTCATATTTACATGTTGCAAAGTATCCAGTTGGATTAGACTCCCAGGTACGGGATATCATGAATTTGCATGTAAGTGTTGGGACAAATTGTAACGCCCtggtcccgcagggatcgaagagttactccctataacttaaaactcacaattcatcaatatatttatagactccaaaatataacatcatcagaatactacaaagtctcttaataaaatttgccacttctcagaaatcttctatgagtaatccactatgcttaaataatcatctcaccgatgctccataatcctgatccttagctggtctattcaaaaatcatctgaaaaataattggagataaggggtgagttatcaacaactcagtaaacagaggacatatactagtgtgtaaacatgagcattttcacagagttcagaatgcagaaacaaaacatttcagtatcaatatgcaaatctaaaatacatattatcagaaaatcagagcaacttttcaaatatttcatattcagaaaccaacttttcatattcaaagactcctttggcacaacatgactgaacaacttcgtcttatcatatcatatcagaacagagagcatgtttaacccccgtggtagggttgtgcatcctgcggaaagccaagcagaacataaatcaccatgttaccaaagcgattgcactcagaacagaaaatcactattatatcccatggcgggccagaggtcactattatctcccgtgacaggaccagaggtcactattgtatcccgtgacgtggccagaggtcactattatctcctgtgacagggccagaggccactattatatcccgtgacagggccacatattaGAGCAAAAcggaatcagaatcaccatatcagagttagaatcagagtcagaaagtcatgccaaaagtttttcagatgccacatcataacagagtacagaacataacagaatcagatcacagcatactttatgcacaaaatttcatattcgctctctttttcaaagttcagaaacagaatgtcaaaaaataagctcatgtctacaccagtcatgacagaaaatactttattcttaaacagaatctcatgagtaatgcagaacaattatctgaggttgttttcagatttcttttcataacaaaacatgcatattttccaaaaaggacctcagttcattttattttaatgcaaagtctagcataggaaccccgcttacctagacttcttagcttttcagaattttcctcaaaaatgccaaacaaatattaatcgtcacctataaaataatcacgtaacttccataaattttcaatcaaccacgtatttcgatattaaaacttaaaaatgataaaagaacctattttaagaacctcaaaacctaaaattctcataatacctaaaataccaacattttctaagaccatcaatatccacttaatcgaattcgtactagagaagaaaatttatcgaaaaagtattatgataattatagaattcaataaaaattaatattcaaaatatctaaaataccaacaatattttataaataaaaagaatacattggttgctaaagttttcctaaaataattcatgaaaaactcacctcttaagaaaaatagatttacttactttaactaacaatattattaaaatacaatacaatatttattgaaacttaaaacaaaatcctatttaaatataaactcaacacaaAAAATACTTCTCAGCCGAAAACTCAAACCGTGaactttcctaatatatattaggttaaaactagtaagtgcccaagttaaaactttacttataaatatacccacacacatatatatatatatatatatatataaacaccctATACGTAAAACAAACAATAaacatacaaaagaataaaagaaaaacatgcagcggcggcagggactcaccgagatggtGAAGTGCGACGAcgggaggtggtgcactcggtggCTAAGCACTgaacgagaaagagagagagagatgcacggtgagagagataacgaagagagagagagagagagagcttacgggaCAGTAAACCGAACGTGAGAGAcagaaaacagagagggagattaccGTGCGGTGGGGTGGCAAGAGGCGGACCTGGGGTGACAGAAAACCTCGCCAGCGATTTCTAGAGCCGCAACGTGAAGGAGCTCTCGGTGGTTAATGGTTGTAATGGCTCACGGTAGGAGGAAAAACATCCTCTGTTTCGAgagtgaaaaacagaggcttgCGGGATGGCTATTGAAGGCTACACTGGTGGGTTCACGACTGGGTCACGGTGGCGGCGTATGGCAGCAGTTTATGGTGGCTGAAagctgctctgtttttggatactAAAACAGAGGAAATCGAAACTTGCAGAAGAGGCTACGGGACGATAGGCGGCAACTTCGTGTGGCAGCCCGTGGAGGCTTGCAGTGGTCGGTTCTGCTGTTTTCCGACATGCAAGGGGCCAACCATGTGGGTTGCGGCGTGGAAGGCTTGGCAGTGGGACTGCCCTTCGGTGGTGGTTGTTCGATTTCTCGTGGGGCTTGGACAGTGATATCACACGGTGGTTCATGTGTTTTGGGCTGGGTTTGATCGAGGTAGTGGTTGGGATGCTGCACGGCGGCTAGTCTTCAAGCAGTTGTGAGGACGTGCACTGAAGTTGGACGGTGGGAGGGCATGCAACGCTGCGGTTGCTGTTTGCATGGGGAAGAGTTTCTAGCGGCGGCAGTGTTTGGGTAAATTCTCATTGCTTGGGAAAAACgtatgcatctatatatatgtgaggtgaaaccctagagagacgagagagacgtgtgtgtgcatgcatgccgtgaacgaatgcGTGTGTATGCATGCCGTGGATGAGAGGCAGACCAagggcaaaaagaaaaaaataaaaatagaaagaaaacaaaacaaaattaaatctggtgtttaaaaacaaaaataaacatgtgaagaaaatataataaaataaatgaaataaaaataaataaatagataaaaaaagagtttggttgggtccgggtgttacacaaaTGACATTCGAATGGTAGGGATCTTAGGAGTTGGGGGAATTGGTAAGACAACTCTAGCCAAATCAATTTATAACTCAATCGCTTTTGGATTTGAAGCCagttgttttcttgaaaatgttaGTGACACTGCGAATCAAATGCATGGTGTGGTCCAACTGCAAGGGACCCTTCTTTATAAGATCTTTGGAGATTGTAAAAGTTTGATCGTTGATAATATTGCTACAAGAATCACAACGATAAAGCACATGCTTCGTTCTAAAAGAGTTCTTCTAATTCTTGATGGTGTAGATCACTTGAACCAATTAGAAACCTTAGCAAGAGGTCATGATTGGTTTGGTGAAGGAAGTAGAATCATAATCACAACAAGAGATCAACACCTGTTGCCTACTCATGGAGTTGATTCAACATACAAGATGAGGGGATTGAATCACGACGACGCTTTTAAACTATTTTGTTGGCAtgctttcaaaagaaataaaccGAATGACGATTATGGGGAATTTGTAGAACAGATCATAGATTATGCTGGGAGCCTTCCACTAGTTTTAACTTCGGATTTATATGGCAGAAGAGAAAAAGGTGAGTGGGAAAGTGCATTGGATAAGTATAGGAAAATCCCTCACCAAgatattcaaaaaatacttcaaaaaagTTATGATAGATtaagtgaaaatgaaaagaatgtTTTTCTTGACATTGCATGTTTTTTCATTGGACAACCACTTGATCATGCCATTATAGAGACACTACATAGTTTTGGTTTTTGCCCAAAGTTTTTGATCCCAAGACTTAAGGAGAAGTGCCTTATTTCGAAGGATTTCGACAAAAGATTGCAAATGCACGACTTGTTACGAGATATGGGTAGAGAAGTTGTTCGACAAGAATTGGCTAAAAATCTAGGAACACGTAGCAGATTATTCTTTCCTGAAGACGTTCGTGATGTACTGGAGGAAGATATGGTAAGTCAGATCAAAATCTCTTTT
Protein-coding sequences here:
- the LOC109005570 gene encoding disease resistance protein RUN1-like yields the protein MVGILGVGGIGKTTLAKSIYNSIAFGFEASCFLENVSDTANQMHGVVQLQGTLLYKIFGDCKSLIVDNIATRITTIKHMLRSKRVLLILDGVDHLNQLETLARGHDWFGEGSRIIITTRDQHLLPTHGVDSTYKMRGLNHDDAFKLFCWHAFKRNKPNDDYGEFVEQIIDYAGSLPLVLTSDLYGRREKETLHSFGFCPKFLIPRLKEKCLISKDFDKRLQMHDLLRDMGREVVRQELAKNLGTRSRLFFPEDVRDVLEEDMGTGSVEAIVVDVPEGDGMIRLRSKPFKKMKRL